One part of the Salinimonas iocasae genome encodes these proteins:
- a CDS encoding HIT domain-containing protein — translation MFNLDSRLQADTEVIGDMPLCRALLMNDSQFPWVILVPREPGAKELFELSESQQHQFLRESGMVCRALQSLYQPEKLNVAALGNVVAQLHIHHVARFSDDIAWPAPVWGRQPAVPYSAEALQRHKHNLQQYLIKE, via the coding sequence ATGTTTAATCTGGATAGTCGCCTTCAGGCAGATACCGAAGTCATTGGTGATATGCCACTATGCCGGGCACTGTTGATGAACGATAGCCAGTTTCCGTGGGTTATTCTGGTGCCCAGAGAGCCTGGTGCAAAAGAACTGTTCGAGCTGTCTGAGTCTCAGCAACATCAGTTTCTGCGAGAGTCGGGGATGGTGTGTCGGGCGCTTCAAAGCCTGTATCAACCCGAAAAACTTAATGTTGCGGCGTTAGGAAATGTAGTGGCGCAGCTTCATATTCATCACGTTGCGCGGTTCAGCGATGATATCGCCTGGCCCGCCCCTGTGTGGGGCAGGCAGCCTGCTGTCCCTTATAGCGCAGAGGCGCTGCAACGTCATAAGCATAATTTACAGCAATATCTGATTAAGGAGTAA
- the astE gene encoding succinylglutamate desuccinylase, translating into MQAELTKSGDFLHRSRTQPSSFDNPQSFFLDNGVKVDIQAPGIISFEPANSADTVKSIVLSCGVHGNETAPIELCDAWVADILTQSLTPAHRILFLFGNLPAMDIAERFVEENMNRLFSGAHSQGEGLCNDERHRAKALEEAVSAFFEDAEGERLHYDLHTAIRESKNEKFAVYPFLHERSHSKAQIAFLAACGVKTILLSQSPTTTFSYYSSHIHQAHAFTVELGKVRPFGENDMSRFEDARLAITALLTEADYAPEVDLDTVDIYTVNQVINKHKDDFKLHFADDTPNFTDFKAGTLLATESGAEYIAQQDGEAIVFPNANVAIGQRAILTVVPTTLANNHV; encoded by the coding sequence ATGCAAGCAGAGCTTACTAAGTCCGGCGATTTTTTACATCGCTCACGCACTCAGCCTTCTTCTTTTGACAATCCACAGTCGTTTTTTCTGGATAATGGCGTGAAGGTAGATATTCAGGCGCCGGGCATTATCTCATTTGAACCTGCAAATTCTGCAGATACTGTTAAAAGCATCGTATTGTCCTGCGGGGTTCATGGAAACGAAACCGCGCCGATTGAATTATGTGATGCCTGGGTTGCCGATATACTAACGCAAAGCCTTACACCTGCTCACCGCATCCTCTTTTTATTCGGCAATCTGCCGGCTATGGATATTGCTGAGCGTTTTGTAGAAGAAAATATGAATCGGCTGTTCAGCGGCGCGCACTCTCAGGGTGAAGGACTTTGTAACGATGAGCGCCATCGCGCCAAAGCGCTCGAAGAGGCGGTTTCCGCCTTTTTTGAAGATGCTGAAGGCGAGCGCCTGCATTACGATTTACATACCGCTATTCGTGAGTCAAAAAACGAAAAATTTGCAGTTTATCCCTTTTTACATGAGCGCTCTCACAGCAAAGCGCAAATCGCCTTTCTGGCAGCTTGTGGCGTCAAAACGATTCTGCTGAGTCAGAGCCCGACCACCACCTTTAGCTATTATTCAAGTCACATACACCAGGCACATGCATTTACTGTTGAGCTGGGTAAAGTCAGACCTTTTGGTGAAAATGACATGTCACGTTTTGAAGATGCCCGTCTTGCCATTACTGCGTTATTAACGGAGGCAGATTATGCGCCAGAGGTTGATTTGGATACGGTAGATATTTACACCGTCAATCAGGTTATTAATAAGCATAAAGACGATTTTAAGTTACATTTTGCCGACGATACCCCTAACTTTACAGATTTTAAAGCGGGTACGCTGCTGGCCACTGAGAGCGGCGCTGAATATATCGCCCAGCAGGATGGTGAGGCCATCGTCTTTCCCAATGCAAATGTGGCAATCGGTCAGCGGGCTATTCTGACGGTTGTACCAACTACTCTGGCAAATAACCATGTTTAA
- a CDS encoding putative bifunctional diguanylate cyclase/phosphodiesterase — MMRTLFKTLSAIPGRTAFIQRAETVGLSCERCAALIVDIAGFSDVSTSMSQVSGDRLLLQIANRLSSLFDDVAAFGRLNGDVFAIMFTSNTTSGAMRQRAEALTTHFAKPVSCSEHTFLAEFHIGAVVGRQKRFCVSAFITQGESALRQAKKNRYERFAIASASSPVFETGQRVALKADLHRAISQHELELYFQPKVNLQTLEIIGAECLLRWNHPADGIILPGPIIQAAQSYQMMRELAYWTLQQACCALSYLTKQHIFIPLSVNISPTQLYDSQLIPHIQSLCHDFDLDPSRLELELTEDVALSNSAMVNEQITRLRQIGVGVAIDDFGKGYSNLTAIRDLPISSLKVDKAFVLQLHRDPMNEAILQAACLIGEAKGCEVVAEGIESVTHLHILRHLNVTKGQGFLFSKAISFRDFIALYRQEIIIGSSPLRQKLTQ; from the coding sequence ATGATGCGTACGCTTTTTAAAACACTCAGCGCCATCCCCGGCCGGACTGCTTTTATTCAGCGCGCTGAGACAGTTGGCCTTTCCTGTGAGCGGTGCGCTGCGCTGATTGTCGATATTGCGGGTTTTTCTGATGTCAGTACCAGTATGAGCCAGGTGTCCGGCGATCGTCTCTTACTGCAAATAGCGAATCGTTTATCCAGTCTCTTTGATGATGTCGCGGCTTTTGGCAGGCTGAACGGCGATGTCTTTGCCATCATGTTTACCTCAAACACTACTTCGGGTGCCATGCGTCAAAGGGCTGAAGCGCTCACCACACATTTTGCCAAACCGGTCAGTTGCTCTGAACACACATTTCTTGCTGAGTTTCATATTGGCGCGGTGGTCGGTCGGCAAAAGCGCTTTTGTGTATCTGCATTTATTACGCAGGGCGAAAGCGCGCTTAGACAGGCGAAAAAAAACCGCTACGAGCGGTTTGCCATAGCCAGTGCCTCGTCGCCCGTTTTTGAAACAGGGCAACGCGTAGCCCTGAAGGCCGATTTGCACCGTGCAATCAGTCAGCACGAGCTGGAATTGTATTTTCAGCCGAAGGTCAATCTACAGACGCTTGAGATTATCGGTGCAGAGTGTTTATTACGGTGGAACCATCCGGCAGATGGCATCATATTGCCCGGGCCAATTATTCAGGCCGCCCAATCCTATCAAATGATGCGGGAGCTGGCCTACTGGACGCTGCAACAGGCATGCTGCGCGCTGAGTTACCTGACTAAGCAGCATATCTTTATTCCGCTGTCTGTGAACATTTCACCTACCCAGCTATACGACAGTCAACTGATTCCTCATATTCAGTCCCTGTGCCACGACTTTGACCTGGATCCGTCGCGTCTGGAACTTGAACTGACAGAAGATGTCGCGCTGTCTAACTCGGCCATGGTGAATGAGCAAATTACACGATTACGCCAGATTGGCGTGGGCGTAGCAATTGATGACTTTGGAAAGGGGTACTCGAACCTTACCGCCATTCGCGACTTACCTATCTCATCGCTGAAAGTCGACAAAGCCTTCGTACTTCAACTGCATCGTGACCCTATGAATGAAGCCATTCTTCAGGCTGCCTGCCTTATTGGTGAGGCAAAAGGCTGCGAGGTTGTTGCTGAGGGAATAGAGTCTGTTACGCATTTGCATATACTCAGACATTTAAATGTCACCAAAGGGCAGGGATTTTTGTTTTCAAAAGCCATATCTTTTCGCGACTTCATAGCCCTGTATCGTCAGGAAATCATCATCGGGAGTTCACCTTTACGGCAAAAGTTAACTCAGTAG
- the betB gene encoding betaine-aldehyde dehydrogenase: MSLPRLQNFIDGQFMANKSGETITVLNPGTGEAIYEIEVADETVQQAAIKSARSAFKDWAVTPAVERARILHRAAALLREHNDELAKHEVLDTGKPLQEAREVDVVTGADVIEFFASLAPTQVGQQQDLGGDFYYTRKEPLGICAGIGAWNYPIQIACWKSAPALAAGNVMIFKPSEETPRGAIELAKIYIEAGVPAGVFNVVIGDGEVGQWLTQHEDIEKVSFTGEVATGRKVVESAASTLKDVTMELGGKSPLLVFEDADISQAVSAAMLGNFFTQGEVCTNCTRVFVHESVMDAFMDELVERTTKNIRAGDPMDPDVNFGAMISKPHLDLVMDYIEKGKKEGARLVTGGNTISPDDAKGGFFVEPTIFADCTDDMTIVKEEIFGPVMSVLSFRDEDEAIRRANNTPLGLAAGVMTQNVTRAHRVIHQLQAGICWVNSWGASPAEMPVGGYKMSGIGRENGIETLNQYTQTKSVYMGMVELESPF, from the coding sequence ATGAGCCTTCCCCGCTTACAGAATTTCATTGACGGCCAGTTCATGGCAAACAAAAGCGGTGAAACAATTACTGTTTTGAATCCGGGTACCGGCGAAGCTATTTATGAAATAGAAGTCGCAGATGAAACGGTCCAGCAGGCGGCAATCAAAAGTGCCAGATCGGCGTTTAAAGACTGGGCTGTCACCCCGGCCGTTGAGCGTGCTCGCATTTTGCATCGCGCCGCAGCCTTGCTCAGAGAGCATAATGATGAGCTTGCAAAGCATGAGGTACTGGATACCGGAAAACCTCTGCAGGAAGCCCGCGAAGTCGATGTGGTCACCGGTGCCGATGTCATCGAGTTTTTTGCATCTTTAGCCCCAACGCAGGTTGGCCAGCAGCAGGATTTAGGTGGCGATTTTTATTACACCCGCAAAGAGCCTTTAGGAATATGCGCGGGTATCGGTGCCTGGAACTACCCCATTCAGATTGCATGCTGGAAGTCAGCCCCTGCGCTGGCAGCCGGTAATGTAATGATATTCAAACCCTCTGAAGAAACCCCTCGCGGTGCTATCGAGCTTGCTAAAATTTATATTGAAGCTGGCGTTCCTGCCGGCGTTTTCAATGTGGTAATTGGCGATGGAGAAGTCGGACAATGGCTTACTCAGCATGAAGACATTGAAAAAGTTTCGTTTACCGGTGAGGTCGCTACAGGCCGCAAGGTTGTAGAGTCTGCTGCCTCTACGCTTAAAGATGTCACTATGGAATTAGGGGGGAAATCGCCCCTTCTGGTTTTTGAGGATGCTGACATTTCCCAGGCTGTATCTGCAGCGATGCTGGGTAATTTCTTTACGCAGGGTGAAGTGTGTACCAATTGCACCAGAGTGTTTGTTCATGAAAGCGTTATGGATGCTTTTATGGACGAGTTGGTAGAACGTACCACAAAGAATATTCGTGCCGGCGATCCTATGGATCCTGATGTTAATTTCGGCGCGATGATTTCAAAGCCGCATCTTGATCTGGTTATGGACTATATCGAAAAAGGCAAGAAAGAAGGTGCGCGACTTGTCACCGGAGGTAACACCATATCGCCCGATGATGCAAAAGGGGGGTTTTTTGTTGAGCCTACCATCTTCGCAGACTGCACAGACGATATGACCATTGTTAAAGAAGAAATATTTGGCCCGGTAATGAGTGTGCTGTCGTTTCGCGATGAAGATGAAGCAATCCGCCGTGCAAATAATACCCCACTGGGACTGGCAGCCGGTGTGATGACTCAGAATGTTACCCGAGCCCATCGGGTCATCCACCAGCTTCAGGCCGGAATTTGCTGGGTAAACAGCTGGGGGGCGTCGCCGGCCGAAATGCCGGTTGGCGGTTACAAGATGTCCGGGATAGGACGTGAAAACGGCATCGAGACACTAAATCAATATACCCAGACAAAGTCTGTTTATATGGGCATGGTTGAACTGGAAAGTCCGTTCTGA
- the betA gene encoding choline dehydrogenase yields the protein METFDYIVVGAGSAGCVLANRLSADSNNQVLLIETGGSDKSIFIKMPTALSIPMNTEKYAWQFYTEEEPYLNNRKMHCPRGKVLGGSSSINGMVYVRGHARDFDEWEQAGAKGWDYQHCLPYFKRAEQWYMGGDEYRGGEGPLGTNNGNEMKNPLYKTFIEAGKQAGYAETFDYNGAQQEGFGPMHMTVKDGERCSSSRAYLDPIKDRENLTIVTHATVHKVLLDGKRATGVRYQDGDDMFDVSASKKVILSAGSIGSPHLLQLSGIGDKTHLAKAGIECVHHLPGVGENLQDHLEFYFQFRCKQPVSLNSELGMVSKGLIGARWMMFKSGLGATNHFESCGFIRSKAGVEWPDLQYHFLPAAIRYDGKSAFDGDGFQVHIGHNKPRSRGFVRAKTASVDDAPAIQFNYLQHQDDIEGFRACVRLTREIIGQSAFDEYRGEEIQPGEDVQSDEQIDAFVREAVESAYHPSCTCKMGEDEMAVVDSQTRVHGIENLHVVDSSVFPTIPNGNLNAPTIMVAEKAADHILGNALLPVENVPVVEEQNWQSTQRSQSLSASKP from the coding sequence ATGGAAACGTTTGATTATATCGTTGTAGGCGCCGGTTCGGCCGGTTGTGTACTGGCAAATCGACTGTCTGCAGATAGCAATAATCAGGTTTTGCTGATTGAAACCGGCGGCAGCGATAAAAGTATTTTCATCAAAATGCCCACGGCACTTTCAATCCCAATGAATACCGAAAAGTACGCCTGGCAGTTCTACACCGAAGAAGAACCTTATCTGAATAACCGCAAAATGCATTGCCCCCGGGGTAAGGTATTGGGGGGCTCATCCTCCATCAACGGCATGGTCTATGTGCGGGGACATGCCAGAGACTTTGATGAATGGGAGCAAGCCGGTGCCAAAGGCTGGGACTATCAGCATTGCCTACCCTACTTTAAACGTGCCGAGCAGTGGTACATGGGTGGTGACGAATATCGCGGTGGTGAAGGCCCACTGGGCACCAATAACGGTAACGAGATGAAAAACCCGTTGTATAAAACGTTTATCGAAGCCGGCAAACAGGCCGGTTACGCTGAAACGTTTGATTATAACGGCGCGCAGCAGGAAGGCTTCGGGCCGATGCACATGACCGTTAAGGACGGCGAGCGCTGCTCGTCATCCCGGGCCTACCTCGACCCGATTAAAGACAGAGAAAATCTTACTATTGTTACCCATGCTACTGTGCACAAGGTACTGCTTGATGGTAAACGCGCCACGGGTGTGCGCTACCAGGATGGCGACGATATGTTCGATGTGTCTGCCAGTAAAAAAGTGATTCTGAGTGCCGGCTCTATCGGCTCTCCTCATCTACTGCAATTGTCAGGTATTGGTGATAAAACCCATTTAGCAAAAGCGGGTATTGAATGCGTTCACCACCTGCCGGGGGTCGGTGAAAACTTACAGGATCATTTGGAGTTTTACTTTCAGTTTCGATGTAAGCAGCCTGTCAGCCTTAACAGTGAACTGGGCATGGTATCAAAAGGGCTTATCGGGGCGCGCTGGATGATGTTTAAATCCGGTCTCGGTGCAACTAATCATTTTGAGTCATGTGGGTTTATCCGCTCTAAAGCAGGCGTTGAATGGCCCGATTTGCAGTATCATTTCTTACCCGCAGCTATTCGCTATGATGGTAAAAGTGCTTTTGATGGGGACGGCTTTCAGGTACATATTGGCCACAATAAGCCACGAAGCCGCGGTTTTGTAAGAGCGAAAACGGCCAGCGTGGATGATGCACCCGCTATTCAGTTTAATTACCTGCAACATCAGGATGATATTGAGGGATTCAGAGCCTGCGTTCGGCTAACCAGAGAAATTATCGGGCAGTCGGCTTTTGATGAGTACCGTGGCGAAGAAATTCAGCCAGGCGAGGATGTACAATCTGATGAGCAAATAGATGCGTTTGTCAGAGAGGCAGTGGAAAGTGCTTACCATCCCTCCTGCACGTGTAAAATGGGTGAGGATGAAATGGCTGTGGTGGATTCCCAGACGCGGGTGCATGGCATTGAAAACCTCCATGTCGTTGATTCATCGGTTTTTCCAACTATACCTAATGGCAATCTTAACGCACCAACCATCATGGTGGCAGAAAAAGCGGCAGACCATATTCTGGGCAATGCATTGCTGCCGGTAGAAAATGTACCTGTTGTGGAAGAACAAAACTGGCAGAGCACACAGCGTAGTCAGTCGTTGTCAGCTTCAAAGCCATAG
- a CDS encoding TorF family putative porin has translation MKTTKIMKLACTGMLLSCLPAQADWSSTVTVASDYMFNGVSQTRNDPALQASLDYAANQGIYLGAWTSNVDFGGETEQELDFYAGQFRQLSEAWTLDYGIAYYTYLGDSSSSDFNYPEVWAKFGYTWDWGVTEFNGWYSWDYFGYGGSHVIGMLAHTFTLAENHAIRINVDTSNSLDGDRWLWNGNEKSYVHYRIAYQTSWKGFQFELAAEDTTLDRNTADERIVASVSRTFSF, from the coding sequence ATGAAAACAACGAAGATCATGAAACTGGCTTGTACAGGTATGCTGCTATCATGCCTGCCTGCACAGGCAGACTGGTCCAGCACAGTTACGGTAGCGTCAGACTATATGTTCAACGGGGTCAGTCAGACCCGCAATGATCCGGCCCTGCAGGCAAGCCTCGACTATGCAGCTAACCAGGGGATCTACCTGGGTGCCTGGACATCAAATGTCGACTTTGGTGGCGAAACCGAACAGGAACTGGACTTTTACGCGGGTCAGTTCCGGCAATTATCTGAAGCATGGACACTGGATTATGGCATCGCTTATTACACCTATCTGGGCGACTCTTCTTCCAGCGATTTTAACTATCCGGAAGTTTGGGCAAAATTCGGATATACCTGGGACTGGGGGGTGACCGAGTTTAATGGCTGGTACTCTTGGGATTACTTTGGCTATGGAGGCAGTCATGTTATTGGCATGCTTGCTCACACATTCACACTGGCTGAGAATCACGCTATCAGAATCAATGTTGATACCTCCAACTCATTAGACGGCGATCGCTGGCTGTGGAATGGTAATGAAAAGTCCTATGTTCATTACCGTATTGCCTATCAGACAAGCTGGAAAGGATTTCAGTTCGAACTGGCAGCTGAAGATACTACGCTGGATCGTAATACTGCCGATGAGCGAATCGTAGCCAGTGTTAGCCGGACGTTTTCATTTTAG